From the genome of Pukyongia salina, one region includes:
- a CDS encoding ribonucleotide-diphosphate reductase subunit beta → MNQVEPILQDNKDRFVIFPIQHHDIWDWYKKSEASFWTAEEIDLHQDLSDWNNKLSDDEKYFIKHILAFFAASDGIVNENLAENFVNEVQYSEAKFFYGFQIMMENIHSETYSLLIDTYVKDDKEKDMLFRAIENFPAIKKKADWALKWIESPSFAERLIAFAAVEGIFFSGAFCSIFWLKKRGLMPGLTFSNELISRDEGVHCDFAVHLHNNHLINKVSKERIREILVDALNIEREFITESLPVSLIGMNAKLMTQYLEFVTDRLLVELQCEKEYNATNPFDFMDMISLQGKTNFFEKRVSEYQKAGVTNKDKESNKISFDADF, encoded by the coding sequence ATGAACCAAGTAGAGCCCATTTTACAAGACAACAAAGACAGGTTTGTAATTTTCCCCATTCAACATCACGATATTTGGGATTGGTACAAAAAAAGCGAAGCCAGTTTCTGGACCGCTGAAGAGATCGATCTACACCAGGATCTATCAGATTGGAACAATAAATTAAGTGATGACGAGAAATATTTCATCAAACATATTCTGGCCTTCTTTGCTGCTTCCGATGGGATCGTAAACGAGAATCTCGCAGAAAACTTTGTGAATGAAGTTCAGTATAGCGAAGCTAAATTCTTTTATGGTTTCCAGATCATGATGGAAAATATTCACAGTGAGACCTATTCGTTACTCATAGACACCTACGTAAAGGATGATAAGGAAAAGGACATGTTGTTCAGAGCCATAGAAAATTTCCCTGCGATCAAGAAAAAGGCAGATTGGGCCCTGAAATGGATCGAAAGTCCGAGTTTTGCGGAACGCCTTATTGCCTTTGCAGCCGTGGAAGGGATCTTCTTCTCGGGAGCCTTCTGCTCTATCTTTTGGTTGAAAAAACGTGGTCTTATGCCGGGTCTAACCTTCTCTAATGAGCTTATTTCTCGCGACGAAGGAGTGCATTGTGATTTTGCCGTGCACCTGCATAACAACCACCTCATAAATAAAGTGTCTAAAGAACGCATCCGCGAAATTCTTGTAGATGCACTAAATATAGAACGTGAGTTTATTACAGAATCCCTGCCTGTAAGTTTGATAGGGATGAATGCAAAACTCATGACTCAATACCTTGAATTTGTAACCGACCGCTTATTAGTTGAACTTCAATGTGAAAAAGAATACAATGCAACCAATCCGTTCGACTTTATGGATATGATCTCGTTGCAGGGTAAGACAAACTTTTTCGAGAAGCGTGTTTCAGAATATCAGAAAGCAGGTGTTACCAACAAAGACAAGGAATCGAACAAGATTAGTTTCGACGCAGATTTCTAA